In Cupriavidus taiwanensis, the following are encoded in one genomic region:
- a CDS encoding ferritin-like domain-containing protein codes for MSEPSAAARPWSVSDIDYQAIDVARVRGDRDLFYLLVSASFIESGSDTYAGNLATYYARVPEAAGWLAEHWEAEELQHGLALRRYVEQVWPEFDWERGYARFFAEYSQTCSIDQFEPTEALEMAARCVVETGTAAYYRALEQASDEPVLRDLTRRISNDEVRHYKHFYRFFNRFAEAERLGRLRVLGALARRLLEIKNEDAAIALRNVLRMERGVESVPEAEVRALNTRVSGVIRRNIPIEMTVKMLLRPLHLHRGVERAVRAPLVAMVSRVMLH; via the coding sequence ATGAGTGAACCGTCAGCGGCCGCCCGGCCGTGGTCTGTCAGCGACATCGACTACCAGGCGATCGACGTGGCACGCGTACGCGGCGACCGCGATCTTTTCTACCTGCTGGTATCGGCCTCGTTCATCGAGAGCGGCTCCGATACCTATGCAGGCAACCTTGCCACCTATTACGCCCGCGTGCCCGAGGCCGCCGGCTGGCTCGCCGAGCACTGGGAAGCCGAGGAACTGCAGCACGGCCTGGCGCTGCGGCGCTATGTCGAGCAGGTCTGGCCGGAATTCGACTGGGAACGCGGCTACGCGCGCTTCTTCGCCGAGTACAGCCAGACCTGCTCGATCGACCAGTTCGAGCCCACCGAGGCGCTGGAGATGGCGGCCCGCTGCGTGGTCGAGACCGGCACCGCGGCGTACTACCGGGCGCTCGAGCAGGCCAGCGACGAACCGGTGCTGCGCGACCTGACGCGGCGCATCTCCAACGACGAGGTGCGGCACTACAAGCACTTCTATCGTTTCTTCAACCGCTTCGCGGAGGCCGAGCGCCTGGGCCGGCTGCGCGTGCTGGGCGCGCTGGCGCGCCGGCTGCTGGAGATAAAAAACGAAGACGCCGCGATCGCGCTGCGCAACGTGCTGCGCATGGAGCGCGGCGTCGAGTCGGTCCCGGAGGCCGAGGTGCGCGCGCTCAATACGCGCGTGTCAGGCGTGATCCGCCGCAACATCCCGATCGAGATGACCGTGAAGATGCTGCTGCGGCCGCTGCACCTGCACCGCGGCGTGGAGCGCGCAGTGCGGGCGCCGCTGGTGGCGATGGTGTCGCGGGTGATGCTGCACTGA
- a CDS encoding DMT family transporter: protein MSTNTVSAPLAPADRHAVKSSLSILIGASVWGIAWFPYRVLAGWGLGGMHAAALVSAVAAVLSLLAFRRHLGGLRPHWLFVAIGLAAGVTNAGFVWGSVNGHVMRVLLLFYLTPVWTALFARVFLGERLSAAGLSLVGLALFGAGLMLWTPEVGVPLPGSAAEWSGLVGGMGFAVNNVLSRRAGQRFPDTDARVRTVVVYLGCTVVGVPAALLLDGPSVAIVPGAQVSAAMLVLGLAAVLVVSNSVVQYGLQRLPANRVSLLMLFEIVIAALSSWWLATEVLSWKEAAGGLCIIAAGALSGLVHRSRAAPAQASGAESAACP from the coding sequence ATGAGCACAAATACCGTTTCGGCGCCGCTGGCGCCGGCCGACCGCCATGCGGTCAAGTCATCGCTTTCCATCCTGATCGGCGCCTCGGTGTGGGGCATCGCCTGGTTCCCGTACCGCGTGCTGGCCGGCTGGGGCCTGGGCGGCATGCATGCCGCGGCGCTGGTCAGCGCGGTCGCGGCGGTGCTGTCGCTGCTGGCGTTCCGCCGGCACCTGGGCGGGCTGCGCCCGCACTGGCTGTTCGTGGCGATCGGGCTGGCGGCGGGCGTGACCAACGCCGGCTTTGTCTGGGGCAGCGTCAACGGGCATGTGATGCGGGTGCTGCTGCTGTTCTATCTGACCCCGGTCTGGACTGCGCTGTTCGCGCGCGTGTTCCTGGGCGAGCGCCTGTCGGCGGCCGGGCTGTCGCTGGTGGGGCTGGCGCTGTTCGGCGCCGGGCTGATGCTGTGGACGCCGGAGGTCGGCGTGCCGCTGCCGGGCTCCGCCGCGGAATGGTCGGGCCTGGTCGGCGGCATGGGCTTTGCCGTCAACAACGTGCTGTCGCGCCGCGCCGGGCAGCGCTTTCCGGACACCGACGCGCGCGTGCGCACGGTGGTGGTCTACCTGGGCTGCACCGTGGTCGGCGTGCCAGCCGCGCTGCTGCTCGACGGCCCGTCGGTGGCGATCGTGCCTGGCGCGCAGGTCAGCGCCGCCATGCTGGTGCTGGGGCTGGCGGCGGTGCTGGTGGTCAGCAACTCGGTGGTGCAGTACGGGCTGCAGCGGCTGCCGGCCAACCGCGTGTCGCTGCTGATGCTGTTCGAGATCGTCATCGCCGCGCTGTCGTCGTGGTGGCTGGCGACCGAGGTGCTGAGCTGGAAGGAGGCGGCGGGCGGCCTGTGCATCATCGCCGCCGGGGCGTTGTCCGGGCTGGTGCACCGCAGCCGCGCGGCGCCCGCGCAGGCATCCGGCGCCGAGTCCGCGGCCTGCCCCTAG